The stretch of DNA TTAGATCTTTGTGGGCGGCAAGTTCAGAAACCATGTCGGACATCACTTGGTTTCCCAGTGGTGCTACCACATGCAGAAAGTGATGAAGCTGCAGGCAAGTCAAATCCAATGCTATATTTTAGCAAGAATTCTATGTCCTACTACAGTATCTACATATTAATTCTAGATAAGGGTAATGCTAAACAAAAACGAATGTATTAATATCTTGAAAATACAAAAGCATTAAATATTATGTTCCTTTAGTAAGCAGGGAAATCTTGTATTATTTagagtaaaacaaaaaattctatttttaaacaCCCTTTGACTTAGTATATTTCTTATAACCAAATTTACCAATAACAGTTTGAATTTGTATGATGCAGTTCCTGCTAAAAGATCTTCACATTATGTGAAGTGGTTGTTAGTTGGTGCAATAACAATAATGGGGCTTGCACTTGTTATAACTCTTTCGTTACTATGGATTTGCTTGCTATCAAAGAAGGAAAGAGCTGCTAGAAAATACATAGAAGTTAAGGATCAAGTCAACCCAGACTCAAGTAGGAAGGATGATGGTATTTCAAAATAGCACTCTCCtatcaaaaagtaaaaaaagaaattgtcttTTTGTTCTTTGTAAATACTAACATGCTATTGTAACAGGTACAAAACTTATCACCTTCCATGGTGATCTGCCATACACATCATTTGAGATCATAGAAAAGTTGGAGTCTCTTGACGAAGATGATGTGGTAGGATCTGGAGGATTTGGTACCGTATATAGAATGGTGATGAATGATTGTGGTACATTTGCTGTTAAGAGAATTGACAGAAGCCGTGGAGATTCTGATCAGGGTTTTGAGAGGGAACTAGAGATATTGGGTAGCATCAAGCACATAAATCTAGTTAACCTGCGTGGTTACTGCAGACTTCCTTCTACTAAGCTTCTAATCTACGATTATTTGGCCATGGGAAGCTTAGATGATCTCTTGCATGGTATGCACCATTTTGTATAAACCATAACCTGAACTGTTCATAACTGTTGGAGGATCCTCTGGCTCTGATagaaatggaaatttttattGCATTGTGTAAGAATGAGGTCTAGGAGAAGAgatgattttgtttattatgattTCATTTAATGATGACATTTGTTAACTTCAATTCTCCATTTGCTAACTTTTTGATGAATCctttctgatttagaaaacaCTGAACAATCACTGAAATGGAGTACACGCCTAAAGATTGCTCTTGGTTCTGCCCGGGGTTTGGCTTACTTGCACCACGACTGCTGCCCGAAAATTGTGCACCGTGACATAAAATCCAGCAACATCCTTCTTGATGAGAACATGGAGCCTCGTGTCTCTGATTTTGGTCTTGCAAAGCTTTTGGTTGATGAAGAGGCCCATGTTACCACAGTGGTTGCTGGCACCTTTGGTTATCTGGCACCAGGTATGTATTTAGTTCCTACACACCAGCAGAATGTCATTTAGATTCTTGAACtgaaaatttctatgtattGTAGAAATAAGTTATGTGGGTCATGATTTTTACTTTTGTGAACATTAGAGTATCTACAAAGTGGAAGAGCAACTGAGAAGTCAGATGTGTATAGTTTTGGAGTTCTGTTGCTAGAACTTGTAACTGGAAAGAGACCAACAGATCCTTCGTTTGCAAGGAGAGGTGTAAATGTTGTTGGTTGGGTAAGGCCTAATCCATTGAATGCAGAAATGAAAGAGGAAGTTGTGTTAGAAAACTAATAACAATTGTTTGCAGATGAACACGTTCCTGAAAGAAAATAGATTGGAGGACGTAGTAGACAAAAGATGTAGTGATTCAGTAGATGCAGAATCTGTGGAGGTAATTCTTGAACTAGCAGCAAGTTGCACTGATGCAAATGCGGATGAACGTCCATCAATGAACCAAGTGTTACAGATACTGGAACAAGAGGTCATGTCTCCCTGCCCAAGTGATTTTTATGAATCACACTCAGATCACTGATAAATGACTCAACCAACTTCAAGATGCTATGCTAACAACGTGGGTCTGTAAATTTGTTGTAGTGAATGACGAATGTGCAACCTTTGTAGTTTAACATTCCAATGCTTTTTGGAAAGACCTGCATTGAAATGATTGTGGTTAATCAACATGAATTTGTTGATTGCAAGAACAGAACAGTTAATCAACATTATTTAATGAACTACAGTTGTTAgtttttaatggtttttttgTCCATGAATCTCGTGTTTCCGAAATCATCATGTTTGTCCAATAGGCACAGATATTAGGCATTTTTGTTGGCAGGGCCCAAATCAAACTAGGTTACAaaatcttctattttctttatcacGTAAGAACGTGACTAATATAGTATGCTTTAACTCATGAGACCAaatctaatattaaattatcaCAGCGCCCCAAAATCTGTACCTAATCATATatgttttcaaattgttttcaaattgatgaatttattttaaatttatttttataaatttaagtttttaagttCATTCTATTTAATTGAACTTTGATTggatattaatgaataattctttatatttttaaaattcaaaattaagatTAAGTTACATCATATATAAGGTAAGTTAAGACTTGAAACTTAGTTTATTTAGagtttgagttaaatttaagtcatgtaattTTGGATTAAGTAAGATTTAATCTATGTTGTTCAACATATACTAAAGTTAAGTTAGTCTAAACTTGACCTAAGTCAAATTGAGAAGGGATGGACTCGACTTTAAATTAGGTTTTAGGTTACACTAAATTCAAGCTAAGTTAGATCAAATTTACTCCAGTCTTGACTAAGTTAGACTTTAGTTAAGTTAAATTGCGTTAGTAGAACTATGTCAAGTTGGTCGGTTGAGTCCAAATTTGGTTAAATCAAGTTGAGTCTAGGTTAGATAGAATAAGATTAGGTCTAGATCAAGTAGAGTTATGGTCGATCTAAGTTAGATTGAATTAAGTCAAACCTAAGTTAAAGTTGGTTGAGTCAACTCAAGTCCATAATGAACCTACTAAGCCCAAGTCCAAGTTGGGTTGAATAATCTCAGTTGCACTTAAAATTGAATATCCATGAACCCAATTCAAAGTTGGGTTGAATAATCTCACCTCCACTTAAAGTTGAATAGTCAAacattgtttctatttttatataacaatTATGTTTGCAAATTGAGaaattgtaacatcccattttaatagtataaaactactaaaataaaatattacatatatgatgATATAACTACCATATGAAAGCAAACCTACACAAGATAAGATCTACACTTGTAGAATCATCTTACTCCCTATCTACTTCACCCTCATCTCTCGTTGGAACGACTGAAAAAACTGTCTCCCCAAACTCACCATttaggtgatcatcgcaaaagagaaaataacaaatagacaaacaacacacaagcaagggtaagctagtggtAAAACAATTCATCatactaaatataataaaaattcaatcatacatTTTAGTATACACATGATAAAGCATACATCCTAAATCATATCACAACCTTAGACTTGACTCATCCGGATATAGTATGAATGTTGAATTACGATGGTTCATgaacttgtggtggcctctaacAATAGTCATTCAAATCGAAACTCCAACCTATGCCatccacaaggttagtctgtcaACACCTATACCCCTAACCGGTGACCATAGACTAGGACCTCGTGCTACTCTCCACCATATAACAATccatctctacttgagattgaGGTTATTGAGAGCTTTAGGATAAATCTTCAGATTAACTCCGACCATTCATACAAACAACACTATAGgacaccaccatgtaacctctccacgaggatcatggaattacgtccatcaacaCCCTTCAATTCATTCACAAACTACTCATCATAATATtcatatacataattttcattctcatataCACCATATACATATTCATTCACTTTTACATTGCATACCAACATAAAAGACCACTGATCATGCATTGAAATACCATAAACAACCTAGTAAGTTATCAGAAAGCACTTAAAACATAAGCATAGAAGTACACAACGTGGTTgatgtgtgaataaaatgtaattgcaCTCATATATCAATTTAGGCCATTTGtatacataattatattaattgaatgATTTCATCATGCATTATCTTTGTTTCAGATCATATACTTGGGTTTTGAGTATTTCTTATAGATTGGTGTTTCTAAGTGTTAAAATCACAATTTAGAAAGAATTGATGTTTAAGATGCAGAGTTAAAACCAAAAAGTTTCACAACCTAATTGTGAATGTTTTCACAACATGTGGATTTGTCTCgagagaaacaaattaaaaaccaaCAAGTTCAACAATTGAGTTGTGGCTTTTTCCACAACTTGTGGATTTACTTTAGGAAgtgcaaaattgaaaataaaaaagtacacAAACAGATGGTGGATTTTTCCATGAGCAGTGAAAATATTCAGAGCTTAACCTCTCATAGATACACTTGAAATCTCAACTTGGACATTAATTAGAACTCGTCTATCAaacaaatcaagtaaaactAGCTCCCTTACTTAACACCGACGATACAAAGCTTTAAGAACACTCCAATTACTTCTCGTACAAGAAATTTCTAGAAACACCTACTAATCACTaaattggaaaaggaaaaaatccTTAGAACCTTAGATTTACCAATAAGCTCAAAGAACAACACAAGACACACATTCAATGGAAAGTTCCATGCATTGACTCGATTAAAGAGCGAAAAACAAAAAGGAGCTAAAACTTACATGTTATATTGCATAAACTGATCAGATAAGAATGTAGACCTCATCGTCATAGTCGATTAGGCACCTCTTGATCGTGAAAGAGGTGaaactcttagagagaaggtatATAACTCTAGAAAAATACTTTGTAGAGAGatgatgtgttttaaaataatgaaactcttGTATAACAAttccttttatattaaaatcttttaatattataataatagagtctcattatttttaactcactatcacttctaaaatatcattttttaggTCTTCACCCAAATGATAcaaaaagatgaagatggtTTCGTGTAAATTGTATAGGATCTCATACAATTATACTTTCactaatttgaaaaaaagagtgtATATATGGTTTCATTGACAGATTATTCAAAAATAGTTATAGTATCATCAATTTAAACTACAAAAggatttcttaattataattgCTCGGAAGTCccaattttctttcaatatcaTGATTGAAAGGTATGACAGAGGCTTAAAATCTAGCTAATTAATtgcaaattaattcaaaaactaataactaattaaaaaaattgttagacTAATTTATGTCTTTTCTTCTAGAATCAGATCATTATATTCCATGTGTAATTTGATACTTTAAAACTGATTAAGtactaatgaaaaaataaaatttatgatagaaaCCTATTATTACCGATAAAATTCGTCAACTCATAATAGGTTGATCAGTGATATAttagtaataaaagtaaaatttattatgacTAGTTATAATACATTTTTGAAGACgagttataatata from Vigna radiata var. radiata cultivar VC1973A unplaced genomic scaffold, Vradiata_ver6 scaffold_349, whole genome shotgun sequence encodes:
- the LOC106778749 gene encoding LRR receptor-like serine/threonine-protein kinase FEI 1 is translated as MEMGRVLLMLLVFSTIVLYPCSLALTQDGHTLLEIKSTLNDTRNYLSNWKKSDESHCKWTGITCHPGEQRVRSINLPYMQLGGIISPSIGKLSRLQRLALHQNGLHGIIPNEIGNCTELRALYLRANYLQGGIPSNIGNLSYLHVLDLSSNSLKGAVPSSIGRLTQLRVLNLSTNFFSGEIPDLGVLSTFGNNAFIGNLDLCGRQVQKPCRTSLGFPVVLPHAESDEAAVPAKRSSHYVKWLLVGAITIMGLALVITLSLLWICLLSKKERAARKYIEVKDQVNPDSSRKDDGTKLITFHGDLPYTSFEIIEKLESLDEDDVVGSGGFGTVYRMVMNDCGTFAVKRIDRSRGDSDQGFERELEILGSIKHINLVNLRGYCRLPSTKLLIYDYLAMGSLDDLLHENTEQSLKWSTRLKIALGSARGLAYLHHDCCPKIVHRDIKSSNILLDENMEPRVSDFGLAKLLVDEEAHVTTVVAGTFGYLAPEYLQSGRATEKSDVYSFGVLLLELVTGKRPTDPSFARRGVNVVGWMNTFLKENRLEDVVDKRCSDSVDAESVEVILELAASCTDANADERPSMNQVLQILEQEVMSPCPSDFYESHSDH